TTACCACTAAATTAACGAACAAATATATTTTAGATTCACAAGAGATTGAAATTATCTGAACAATTCTCCCAGCTATCATTTTAATTCTGATTGCACTCCCCTCCCTTCGCATCCTCTATCTTATAGATGAAATTAACAACCCTTTATTAACAATTAAAGCCGTTGGCCACCAATGATACTGAAGCTATGAATATACTGACTACGAAGATCTTGGCTTTGATTCATATATAATTCCCACCCAAGACCTAACCCCTGGACAATTCCGCCTATTAGAAGCCGACCATCGCATGGTTATTCCAGTTGAGTCCCCCATCCGAGTTTTAGTTTCTGCAGACGATGTACTCCACTCGTGAGCAGTACCAGCCCTCGGGGTAAAAATGGACGCAGTCCCAGGCCGCCTAAACCAAACAGCCTTCATCGCATCCCGACCAGGCGTATTCTACGGACAATGCTCTGAGATCTGCGGAGCAAATCACAGCTTTATACCTATTGTAGTGGAAGCAGTTCCCCTAGAACACTTTGAAAACTGATCATCTCGAATACTTGAAGACGCCTCGCTAGGAAGCTAAATAGGGTATAGCGTTAGCCTTTTAAGCTAAAGATTGGTGGCTCCCAACCACCCCTAACGACATGCCCCAACTCAACCCCGCACCTTGATTTGCTATTTTAGTCTTCTCGTGAATGGTCTTCCTGGCCATTATTCCCGCTAAAGTTACAGCCCACACCTTCCCAAACACCCCTAATCTGCAAAGCGCAGAAAAAGCCAAAACAGACCCCTGAACTTGACCATGACACTAAGCTTTTTTGACCAGTTTATAAGCCCCACTTATCTAGGGATTCCATTAATAGCCCTTGCCCTTACCCTACCCTGACTTCTTTACCCCACACCTACAACTCGATGATTAAATAACCGATTCCTCGCGCTTCAAGGTTGATTTATTAACCGTTTTACCCAACAGCTCCTCCTTCCTTTAAATATTGGGGGTCATAAGTGAGCTGCCCTCTTAACCTCATTAATGATCTTTTTAATTACCCTAAATATATTAGGACTTCTTCCCTACACTTTTACCCCTACTACCCAATTGTCACTAAATCTAGGGCTTGCGGTACCTCTCTGATTAGCAACTGTCATTATTGGCATGCGAAACCAACCAACCCATGCCCTAGGACATCTCCTACCAGAGGGCACACCCGGCCCCCTTATCCCCGTCCTTATCGTTATCGAAACAATTAGCCTCTTTATCCGCCCCCTTGCCCTAGGAGTACGACTAACAGCCAATTTAACAGCTGGTCACCTCTTAATTCAACTAATTGCTACAGGCGCCTTCGTACTTCTCCCCTTAATACCAACCGTAGCAATCATCACAACAACAGTATTGGTTCTCCTTACCCTATTAGAAGTTGCTGTGGCAATAATTCAAGCCTACGTCTTCGTTCTCCTACTAACACTATACCTACAAGAAAACGTCTAATGGCCCATCAAGCACACCCTTACCACATAGTTGACCCCAGCCCTTGACCCCTAACAGGGGCAATTGCTGCCCTACTGATAACATCAGGCCTCGCGACCTGATTTCATTTTCGCTCAACAACCTTAATAACCTTAGGAACAGCTCTACTGCTTCTTACAATATATCAATGATGACGAGACATCGTACGAGAAGGCACATTCCAAGGACATCATACGCCCCCCGTACAAAAAGGTCTTCGATACGGGATAATTCTTTTCATTACCTCCGAAGTATTTTTTTTCCTAGGCTTCTTCTGAGCCTTTTACCACGCTAGCCTCGCCCCCACTCCTGAGCTAGGGGGCTGCTGACCTCCTACAGGCATTACAACTCTTGACCCATTTGAAGTCCCCCTCCTTAATACAGCTGTCCTACTTGCTTCAGGGGTAACGGTTACCTGAGCCCACCACAGCATTATGGAGGGTGAACGAAAACAGACCATTCAATCACTAGCCTTAACTATTCTTCTAGGCTTTTATTTTACATTTCTTCAAGGCCTGGAATACTATGAAGCCCCCTTTACAATTGCAGATGGCGTATACGGTTCTACCTTTTTCGTAGCCACTGGATTCCACGGACTACACGTTATTATTGGCTCCACATTTTTAGCTGTTTGCCTCCTACGACAAATCCAATACCACTTTACATCCGAGCACCACTTCGGGTTCGAAGCAGCTGCCTGATACTGACATTTCGTAGACGTTGTGTGATTATTCCTATATATCTCTATCTACTGATGAGGCTCTTAATCTTTCTAGTATTAAAACTAGTATAAGTGACTTCCAATCACCCGGTCTTGGTTAAAATCCAAGGAAAGATAATGAACGTAGCAATAGCTGTAATTACCATCACTATCTTACTTTCCGTAGTCCTGGCCATTGTATCCTTCTGACTTCCCCAAATGACCCCCGACCACGAAAAGCTCTCCCCTTATGAATGTGGTTTCGACCCCTTAGGATCAGCCCGCCTACCATTTTCCCTCCGCTTCTTCCTAGTCGCCATTCTTTTCCTCCTTTTCGATTTAGAAATTGCCCTTCTCCTCCCGCTCCCATGAGGAGACCAATTAACTTCCCCCTTACTGACACTCTTCTGAGCCGTCGCCGTGCTTATTCTTCTTACCCTTGGCTTAGTTTACGAGTGAGTTCAAGGAGGCTTGGAGTGAGCCGAATAGCCAATTAGTTTAAGAAAAATATTTGATTTCGGCTCAAAAGCTTATGGTTAAAGTCCATAATTGTCTAATGACTCCCGCTCACTTCGCTTTCTCATCGGCCTTTACACTAGGACTGACAGGCCTAGCATTCCATCGAACCCACCTCCTCTCCGCTCTTTTATGCTTAGAAGGGATGATGCTCTCTTTATTTATTGGACTTTCGATTTGAACCCTTCAACTGGGCTCCACAAGTTTCTCTGCGGC
The nucleotide sequence above comes from Sebastes fasciatus mitochondrion, complete genome. Encoded proteins:
- the ND3 gene encoding NADH dehydrogenase subunit 3 (TAA stop codon is completed by the addition of 3' A residues to the mRNA) is translated as MNVAMAVITITILLSVVLAIVSFWLPQMTPDHEKLSPYECGFDPLGSARLPFSLRFFLVAILFLLFDLEIALLLPLPWGDQLTSPLLTLFWAVAVLILLTLGLVYEWVQGGLEWAE
- the COX3 gene encoding cytochrome c oxidase subunit III (TAA stop codon is completed by the addition of 3' A residues to the mRNA); protein product: MAHQAHPYHMVDPSPWPLTGAIAALLMTSGLATWFHFRSTTLMTLGTALLLLTMYQWWRDIVREGTFQGHHTPPVQKGLRYGMILFITSEVFFFLGFFWAFYHASLAPTPELGGCWPPTGITTLDPFEVPLLNTAVLLASGVTVTWAHHSIMEGERKQTIQSLALTILLGFYFTFLQGLEYYEAPFTIADGVYGSTFFVATGFHGLHVIIGSTFLAVCLLRQIQYHFTSEHHFGFEAAAWYWHFVDVVWLFLYISIYWWGS
- the ATP8 gene encoding ATP synthase F0 subunit 8 produces the protein MPQLNPAPWFAILVFSWMVFLAIIPAKVTAHTFPNTPNLQSAEKAKTDPWTWPWH
- the COX2 gene encoding cytochrome c oxidase subunit II (TAA stop codon is completed by the addition of 3' A residues to the mRNA), producing MAHPSQLGFQDAASPVMEELLHFHDHALMIVFLISTLVLYIILAMVTTKLTNKYILDSQEIEIIWTILPAIILILIALPSLRILYLMDEINNPLLTIKAVGHQWYWSYEYTDYEDLGFDSYMIPTQDLTPGQFRLLEADHRMVIPVESPIRVLVSADDVLHSWAVPALGVKMDAVPGRLNQTAFIASRPGVFYGQCSEICGANHSFMPIVVEAVPLEHFENWSSRMLEDA
- the ATP6 gene encoding ATP synthase F0 subunit 6 — protein: MTLSFFDQFMSPTYLGIPLMALALTLPWLLYPTPTTRWLNNRFLALQGWFINRFTQQLLLPLNIGGHKWAALLTSLMIFLITLNMLGLLPYTFTPTTQLSLNLGLAVPLWLATVIIGMRNQPTHALGHLLPEGTPGPLIPVLIVIETISLFIRPLALGVRLTANLTAGHLLIQLIATGAFVLLPLMPTVAIITTTVLVLLTLLEVAVAMIQAYVFVLLLTLYLQENV
- the ND4L gene encoding NADH dehydrogenase subunit 4L, with the protein product MTPAHFAFSSAFTLGLTGLAFHRTHLLSALLCLEGMMLSLFIGLSIWTLQLGSTSFSAAPMLLLAFSACEASAGLALLVATARTHGSDRLQTLNLLQC